Within Spinacia oleracea cultivar Varoflay chromosome 4, BTI_SOV_V1, whole genome shotgun sequence, the genomic segment CTGAATATGATTGTTTAATGTTTCTCTTTTCTGATATTCTCTTCTGGTTGACTAGCTAGCGGGAACTGATGGAGCTTGCTTACAAATTGTTTTTGAGATTTAAAAACTGGTTTATAGAATGTTGGTCCAGGGAATTATTTGATAAAAAAACTAGGAAGCCGACTAAGCTACCATATAGGCTACACGAGTTGGCCTACATAAATTCTTTCCTTAAATTCCTGATGTCCCGTGACACACTAGCACAACTTAATAATCAAGTCAAAGATCCACACTCATAAACTCAAGAGTCTAAACTTTACTCTTCTACTGGGAATTGGGAAAGGAAGGACAAAGAGGATGAGGCGAGAGTTCACTGAAGAATGCAGACACCACCACCATTTGCTAGGCAGATGTGACACATATTCTGGGTAGGGAAGCACAGGAGAAGAGCCAGGAGAGGACAGAGAGAGATCAGGGGGAGAGAGCGGAGGTTAGACAGAAGCTAATTGCAGTAGCTTTTTTCCCAGCCCCCCTTTCTAGGCTTCAGAAAGCTAGAAATGCAGGGTTGGATACCAGGCACCACTCGAGTTTCCGAAACAAACAGTGTCACTACATCACACGTATTCAAACCTACAATATTTCCTGTCTTCCGAATTGTTTCGCCTTGTGCTTCCAAGCTTTCCCCGTTTCCGGAATGCTGAAGCGCTGTCCCTAGTGCTTCTGTGCTTAAGAGTGTGTCATTCTGGAGTTCCTTTGGTCTTCTCACTTGTAATTTTCTCGTATTCACTTACAGTGATATGAAGGAGAAGGGTCCTGAGAACAGTAAGGCATTTAAGTTGACAGTGTGTCCGTAAAGGCTCAACCCTAATGATGAGTAGCAGATTCGGAGATCTATTAGCTATTAATTAAGGACATTTCACTATGGAAAATTTTCACTTTTTGTATCAAAAGTTGACTATTGTTTTCTGAAATAGTCTGTTTGCAGTCTTGCTTGTTGAGTGGATTTCTTTCCTTTATACATTTCTGGTCAATTGTGTTCGAAGACACAGAGGAAACCTTCTTGGAGATGGGTATGTTTAGCAAATTCTGTGGGTTTTGTGGTTAGAGAGGATTTGCAGAATATTGATGAAGGATTGGTATTAGGAGAATTAACGGCTCTTTGGATAGAGTAGTTTTCTTGCCTTTCTGTTTTCTACTACAGGATGGGGGCTATCTAGGGTTACCCTTTTAATGATGCAACTTTTATCATTGGTGTTCTTTAGAGGACTTTTGGTTCTCAGTTAGTTTGGCTTTATTTCTGTTTTATATGTTCTTTAGCTTCTAATAATGTAGATGTTAGTGGAACAGGTGCACTGCATGATGTTCTTCATTTGCATGATGTTCTTGCTAGAGTTGCTCTCGCAAAATTGTGCCATACAATATCAAGAGCACGAGCTCTAGATGGTAAGGGATTAAAAATCATGTTGCAGTGACATTAAATTAAAATCTGTGACTTTGATGGTTTCCTTGCCAATTGTTTGTATGCAGAAAGGCCTGATATTAAAACTCAGTTTAATTCACTGCTCTACCAACTACTCCTTGATCCTAGCGAAAGAGTTTGCTTTGAGGCTATCCTGTGTGTATTGGGAAAATATGACAACTCCGAAAGGTATGAATCTTATtcacttcttttcttttttccctTGTATTAATTTTTATGCCATTTAAAACAGATTTTCCCAATCGTGTTGTTTTGTTTTTATGCTATGTAGGACTGAAGAACGAGCTGCTGGATGGTATCGTTTAACTCGGGAGATCTTGAAGCTGCCTGATGCACCATCCGTTTTATCAAAAGATGCGAAGAAAGACGCAAAAGATGAAGCTAAGAAAGATGCCAAAGATGTGCTCCCTCCAAAGTCTGTAAAGGACAAATCAAAGAAAACAAGGCGGCCTCAGCCCCTTATTAAACTTGTCATGAGAAGGTAGGAGTTGTGCCTTTCCCCCAGTGCTCTTTCTAAATCTGTAATAAAGCCTTGTACTTTGTAAgggttttaaaatattttatccCTAAATCATTACATTGAAGCGTAGAAACTTACATTTTCTCTGCTTTGGATAATGGATATGAGTTTATCTTCTTTCTACGCAAGTGACCTGCTCCATTCGTTTGGGtcatgtttttttttgcttcAGACTGGAGAGTGCTTTCCGTAGTTTCTCGAGGCCTGTACTGCATGCAGCTGCAAGGGTTGTACAGGAAATGGGGAAAAGTCGAGCTGCAGCTATTTCAGTTGGGTTACAGGATATTGATGAACGAGACTATGTTAATACATATTCTGATACAACAGATGATCCTGATATTAATGAAAGCTCACATCCTGAAGGTAAATCTATATTGCCATTTCTGAGTTTTGACATCTTCTCGTGATTCCCCTGCGATTGAAGTTCATACTCATCAtaattgcttttttttttttgtatttcccTTAGTATGTCACTTCTGCTGATGGACACAAGTTTTTCATCTCCCGATATATATCCAGGTATTAGAAGAACGACTTCTGCATCAATCGAAAATGGTGCAAGGGATACGATAGCaagcttattagcttcattgaTGGAAATAGTGCGTACAACTGTAGCTTGTGAGTGTGTTTATGTCCGCGCTATGGTAATCAAAGCATTGATCTGGATGCAAAGTCCTCACGAATCATTTGATGAACTTAAATCCATCATTGCATCAGAGTTGTCGGATCCTGCATGGCCAGCAGCACTCTTGAATGATGTTTTGCTCACTCTCCATGCTCGGTTCAAGGTTAGAACTCTTACGCTGTGTACTCTGTTTAGGGAAATTTTGCAAGTCTACTACTGACTTGTGTCAtgtatattaaaaggttatgtTTTGTATTTTGAGACTTGTCTTATTATGTTTGGTCAAACTCTGTATTTTGGTCATGCAGATGGAGTAATGGACATTAGTCACATTCTCGctttctttttacttcagttatCGGACTTATCGCAATTACTGTTTCATCTTATCTGCTTCATGAAATGAAAGTTGCTGGCCATATAGCAATATCAATTAACTGAAGTTGCAAATTTTATCTTTAAGTTGAGTGGGCCATGCACATAAATTATGTCAACAAATTCCACTGTCGGGCTGATTGCCTTTGGTGATTCATATATGTATATGGGCTATGAACAGTGTTTGCAGTGTCTATGTGATAGAAATacccaaaataaaattaaaaaaagaatgGAAATCACTatgctagttttttttttcttcttgtttTGCTTTATTAGTACTTATTTTGCCTATAGCTTTTAACGTGCTAATTTGTTCGAACGTTCTTCATACTTCATCAAACATTGTTATGAAGCATTTAACGAGCACCTTCTAGTGAGTTTAGTGTTGAATGTTTTTAAATTGAttcaattcaaattaaaatatgATAATGCAAGTGTATTGCCAAGATAATGGATGTATGGTTTAAAGAACATAGAAGCATAATAAAAAGAACATGTATGGATGATAAAATGAAAATGcaagtataataataaaaaaaaagagcatGTAGCCGGGAGCATAACCTAAGTATTGGGGTTTGATGGGTCTCATATGGTTGTCCATGAAAGGTTTGGTTCCACCACCACTTGAGTTTGTTGGCTACATCAGTTTATATTTAATTCTAAACACGATCAAAGCGAAAGGTGAATTTTATGGAAACAATGAATAGCAGAATGCACAATGCAGATCACCAGAGATGCTTTATTTCATGTTTGGTAGTGCTTTATGGTTGTATTATATTCTGGATTTGGAATGGACAGCATTCCGCTTCTGTAAATCAATTTCCATATTCATAACACACAAGACTGGTCAGTAGAAAACAGGAAAGTTCAATTTTTAGCTATCTGTGTTTCTTTTTCATTCTCACATAATcattcatttcagtttcttgaatTGTAGTTGCAGCTGATAGTATTAGTATAGAATTTTACTTTTGGTATCTTAATTCTCATCACTGCAGGCAACTCCAGATATGGCTGTTACTCTACTAGAAATTGCTCGGATTTTTGCTACTAAGGTTCCTGGAAAGATTGACGCAGACGTCCTACAACTTTTATGGAAAGTAAGTGTTAACATTCTTCCCAGCTATTTCCTTGCCTTCAGAAACTTTTGCACTTCGTTGTCTTAAACAGAATCCCGTGCAGTCAAGCAAGTTCTTACAAATTAATCCACTCCTGTATTTTAACTTAGAGAATTGGTGATTTCTTATGCTTCTCCAGCCACCCCTTACTAGTAGGATATGTTGAGTCCAGGGGGTTGAAAGCtttgctttttattttttttaatgaataaCTAATTACTGGAGTGTACTCTTTACCTGAATTCTCTTTTTCTAActtaacttatttgaacttatcagAGACTTGTAGTCCTgaattatctaaacttattggctcgaacttaattaatttgaacTCATTGTAGTTACGAATTGAATCTGGGTAGCCCTGGATAAACTTATCTCTTATTAGCCCTTAACTTAACTTATCCAAAATTCCAAACTTTTCTTGAAATCAGTAAAAAAAGAGAGAGGAAAACAGAGCCTAAGAAGTGGATTTTCTCCATTGATTTTCATGCATATGTCAAACTGTCAGTATGAAGAACATTACTATCTCTTCTAATGTGAACACCTGGAAGGGCCTCAATAAAATTAGTTTGAAAGCTTGCATCCTTGATCTTTGCTTGCTGAGATTTGAAATCACCCCCATGGGGAATAGTGTTTACTAGACGCTTTGCTAATTGCTAGTTTCTCAATTTAATCTTTTCTGTCAGTGACACCAGTTAGGTTTCCCCAAATAATTTAATTGTGATTTTTGGTAGGGTCTTTGATGTTTTAGATTAGATGTTTAAAATTGTGGAGTTAATAGTCCTAGTTGTTTGCAGACTTGCCTTGTGGGGGCTGGTCCAGACGGAAAACACACTGCTTTGGAAGCTGTGACCATAGTTCTTGATTTACCACCTCCACAGCCAGGTTCAATGGCTGGCATCACTTCTGTTGACAGAGTATCAGCTTCTGATCCAAAGTCAGCTTTGGCTTTACAAAGATTAGTCCAAGCAGCGGTGAGCATTACATCAATCTGTGAAATCTTTCCATTAATTCCTTTATCCAGAAATTTCCAGTGATTTTGTCTCCCTCTTTTGTAAAGAAACGTGATAACGTACATTCTATTAGTTTATATGGTTTCTGAACTTTTAGCTATACAGGTGTGGTTTCTTGGCGAAAATGCGAATTATGCCGCATCTGAATATGCTTGGGAATCAGCAACGCCTCCAGGCACTGCATTAATGATGTTGGATGCTGATAAAATGGTCGCAGCTGCAAGTTCTCGTAACCCCACTCTAGCTACTGCTTTGACTCGACTTCAAAGGTGTGCCTTTAATGGCAGTTGGGAGGTGTGTTCTACTTGAAATCTCTGTATACTTTATTATCTCTGAATCTAGTGGAATAGGTTCTCAAGACTAAGAAATTAATTATTCAAATCAAGCATGTGGTAACTATCCAAGTGACAGATAGAGGTGATCCAAGAGCTGAAAAATCACAAAAGTGGTCTGCATCAAGAAACAAATATGATAATCAAGACCAGAAAATATTGGAATTAAGTAGCTTTGATGGTCATTAGTACGACTACTAATGTATCAAGCTAGGACTAGGGTGGGCAAGACTGCTAGCGGCGGTATTGGTGCCTGGTGGAAGGGTGGTTTGGACACGAGTGACATTGAGGTGTAAGCTGCAGGGGATAATCATACTTTAGAGATGGGATATGCAGGACAATGACGGTGTTGGTGCCTTGGTGGTTAGTGTGAGAGTGGTGGGTTGGCAGGGGAGGCTGTTTGGTAAGAGGAGTGGATGCGTTAGCAGGGAGGGGTGAAGAGGAAATAATGGACTGGGCAGAGTGTTTTTAAATTTCTTTAAAGATATTTGACAATTAAACACATGACAAATGGCTTATTTTTATCTTATCACTTTGCATTCAGTTGAGAACTTGAGACTAATGGAAAAGGTCACACTCAAAACTTCAGATGAATGAGAGGATAACCAAATTTGAGATAGGTGTCAATGTTTCCTCAACCAACTTATTTTACACTAAGTCCAGAAAATTACTTTAGATTCACATCCTTGTTTCGTTATGTGACACATTGTACTTGTGGTTTTGGTGGGGATGTGGTTTCTGGTAAAGTGGTCAGTTGGGTTCATGTTTAGTTTTGATCATTGAAGATAAGgtgatttattttctttctttaagTTTTTAACTACAAAAAAGATTCCTCACCGCAGCACGtatgagaatttcttttttaaaGCTTTTTGAAACGTACCCCTGAAGCCTACCTTGGTCATTAAAAACGGTCGACAACAAATTTCTTACTCTCAATTTCAGTTTCATCTTGGAGTGCCTCCTTGATTATTAGAACTGCGAGACATTGGTCTTAAATCTACCTCTTTGCTAACACCAGCATTGGGGCATGTGCCTCCATGGTACCATGCTCATGATCATTTGCCTCTTTGCTACCAAGAGCAATATTCCTGATACGATCACTAGATTGAGTAGTTTCCCTGACTCAAGTATCCCACTTTATCATTGATTCATTTCTGATTTTGAAGAttaatggtgtcatttccagaATCTACTCAATCAATTTAGTGGCTGGGTCGAGTAATGCTTGGCAGTAAGATGGTTGTACGCAGGACCTTGTCGAGAAAATGAAGTTGAGCTTTGTCTATCATGCTCTTTGTCATAAGTGCATGCCACTATAAGTAACCTTTTGTGATAAACCGTCCTGAACCGAATAAAATTGCTTTGTTTTGTGATATGGCTGAAATAGTTCTTCGTATATCCCACTGATCTGCATTGAAGGAATCTGTGGCCAATTACAGACTGAGATTGGCTCTTCATGCATACTCAGTTTATGCTTGTAATTTTGAGGAGATTAGGCAAGAACAGGTGTAAAATATTAGGTGAAATAATAGTTGCAATGCTGCCTGTCATTTAAATCTGATTTAGCGTTCTTGTGTCAGAATCTTCTATATTTGATATGAATCAGGTTGATATTTAACGCCACTGTATCTGGGATTCTTATTAGATCCGCATAGTTGCTGTGCAAGCTTTGACAACAATGGCTATCAGATCCGGAGAGCCCTACAGGATACAGATCTATGAGTTCTTAAATGCTTTAGCTCAGGGTGGAGTGCAGGCTAAGTTATCTGATCTGCATGTAAGTAATGGTGAAGATCAAGGGGCAAGTGGTACAGGACTCGGATCTCTCCTGAGTCCGATGATACAAGTTCTTGATGAaatgtataaagcacaagatgatCTAATCAGGTAAGAAGTTCATTCTGGTATGTGTAGGTACTTGTTGATTTGCAAATTGTTCTGTTGATCCTCACAGAAGCCTATCCGTCAACGTTCTCAGGGACATAAGGACCCATGACAATGCAAGTAAGGAATGGACAGATGAAGAGCTTAAGAAACTGTATGAGACCCATGAGAGACTGCTAGATCTTGTTTCACTATTTTGTTATGTTCCTAGAGCGAAGTATCTTCCACTGGGACCAACAAGGTAAGTTTTAGTCTTCTTGACATAATTAGCAATTTATCTGTCTAACTAGTAGAACCTTGTGCAACTTTAAATCAAAAGATTTTCAAGAATAACAGATCAGCTGGCCTTTGAACCCCTCTCATTCCCACACTGTAGTGTAACTGTGATATATGAGGCTGCTCGAAATCATATCATTCTTAAGCTATGTGCTAGTGGAATTAATGCCTTTTCGGTTCAGCTAGGAGTATGATTTGTGGGAGTGTTTGGGGTGGAGAGGCGGCAATTCAGGGGGTGGCTTTGATAGAGGGTACAATACTGCATACTCCGAATCCGGTTGAAGTGTTAGGGTTTAGTGGATTGGGAGGTTCAGGTTCAGGTGTAtgggtgggggtggggtatGGGAGTAGGTTGCTGGTAGGGGTGGTTCGGGTAATCTGATGAGGGGAGAGAAAAATGGGGTTGGTGATGGTAGTGGTAGTGGTTAGGTGATGTTGCAGGATAAGGAAAAGGGTGGGTTTGGTTTACGGTTGTGCTGGCAGGGGGTCTAGCAGGGGGTGAGTAATTATATTTCTACTTAATCCTGTAAATTGCTTTAATTACGACCTTAGCTTGCTGCTATTAAAAAAAGTGTGACAAACTCATCATGCCTATTTGGAAAGAGGGAGTGTGATTAGATTAATATGTAAAAAGAAACTTTTACTGAAAGCGCAATATATGGTACCAAAAGTTTAACAACTACCACGAAGTTCTAAATAAATGATAGATAACACACGTAGCACACACCAACTTAATAAATTTCAAAGCCAGTGTCACCTGATTTGCAGATGAGTATGGGTATAGAAGTGCAATTCTCTACCTAGTTTGTAAAATTAATCAAATAGAGTGCCACTCAGACGTACCCCATTCGCATTCTACAAGTCGCAGTTGCCAAATCGGCCgggagaggggggggggggggggagttgTCAGCGAATTAGGTAGCAGTAATACTATCTGAAGTGGGGTTTTTCTTGATGTTATGCGGATAGTTAACCTAAAATTGATCCTTCTTGAAAATACATTGCAGTGCAAAGCTTATTGAGATCTACCGCAACAAGCATAATATAAGTGCATCAACTGGTATAAGTGGTTTCAGCAGTTTAAGTGATCCTGCTGTGGCTACTGGGATTTCTGACCTTATGTATGAAACAAACGTTGCGCCTACTGAATCCGATGGGCTTGATGATGATCTTGTCAACGCGTGGGCCGTGAACCTTGGTGATGATGGCTTGCTGGGAAAGAATGCACCTGCAATGAATAGAGTAAGGATTTGTGTTTGTCTTTCATGCCGTACGCTTTAGCTGTgatgaaaaaaaatatgttgAAAGCATATGGAGCTCAGCATGACTTAGGCATTTTTTTCTTCTCATCATGACATCTctctttctttttgttttttattttgtttttatataTCTTTTCTAACATCTTTTTGTGCCTCTTCTTTAAACGGACCTTGGTTTCATGCCTCATTACCCTCGCCTTAATGTTCTCTATTTTGCGTGTTTACTCTCTTTAACATAACCTTTTACTTTTCTTCATGTTTCGCTGACGGTTCCTTGTGACGGGTCATGTTAGCCgagcccaaatcattttgggactaagatgATCCATTGTCTTACTTTTTTAGTGCTAAGGTTCAGGAaaaatttcaacaacaaactaATCTGGAAAGCAAAATAACATGTGGAAAGAACAAGAAAATTTTAGCTTAAATCTCAAACCAAGTCAGCCTAAGATGATAGCCACCAAGTAATAATTATCATTATACCAAAATATATAGTGAAGAAACTAGCAAAATGTGATAAACTGTTGCTAAAATGGAAAAAGGTGTGTGATTGCATTTAGCTAAAGGCTTCACAACAGATGACTTACATCAGATTCTTCTTTTTTTAACTTTTCTGCTTGGTGTTTTAACTGATATATAGTAGACAGTTCTTCAACCAACAGAACCCTATGAACTCTGATGTCTAAATCTGATCAAGCAGACTATTGATAGTTGATGCTGTTTGTCTAGGAAAGCAAAAAGCTAAATGCATAGTGATGATGTGgtagattaatttaattaaaatatcaggCAAATTTGTGAAAATAGGACCTTCTAAAATACAATTTTTTGAGACAACACattgatattttttttggtaaggaaGCACCTTAcaaaaagtttttatttaaaataggCACCTTATGGCTTATGGACGGTTTCCGgagttaaaggtccaccctcCAACCATTGACCTCGACTTATTCCTTTTTGGTAGTGGGTGAATCACATCTCCTTTCATTCTTTAATTTCCCCTCACACACAACTTTTTC encodes:
- the LOC110784543 gene encoding uncharacterized protein is translated as MADSSGMTLMDLMTSDPKAAPPQSSSSSSSAPAPMQMAASTTMPPPSSLGKPVTDRKSKRTTLMQIQNETISAAKAVRANILPQKQKKRPVSYAQLARSIHELAATSDQKNSQRQLVNHVFPKLAVYNSVDPSLAPSLLMLLQQCEDRSVLRYVYYYLARILSDTGSQGLGTGGGIPTPNWDALADIDAVGGVTRADVVPRISQQLTSESLNEDVDFHARRLQALKALTYAPSSNSEILMKVYEIVFGILDKVADGPNKPKKGIFGTKGGDKEFIIRSNLQYAALSALRRLPLDPGNPVFLGRAAQGISFADPVAVRHSLEILSELAAKDPYAVAMTLGKQITPGGALHDVLHLHDVLARVALAKLCHTISRARALDERPDIKTQFNSLLYQLLLDPSERVCFEAILCVLGKYDNSERTEERAAGWYRLTREILKLPDAPSVLSKDAKKDAKDEAKKDAKDVLPPKSVKDKSKKTRRPQPLIKLVMRRLESAFRSFSRPVLHAAARVVQEMGKSRAAAISVGLQDIDERDYVNTYSDTTDDPDINESSHPEGIRRTTSASIENGARDTIASLLASLMEIVRTTVACECVYVRAMVIKALIWMQSPHESFDELKSIIASELSDPAWPAALLNDVLLTLHARFKATPDMAVTLLEIARIFATKVPGKIDADVLQLLWKTCLVGAGPDGKHTALEAVTIVLDLPPPQPGSMAGITSVDRVSASDPKSALALQRLVQAAVWFLGENANYAASEYAWESATPPGTALMMLDADKMVAAASSRNPTLATALTRLQRCAFNGSWEIRIVAVQALTTMAIRSGEPYRIQIYEFLNALAQGGVQAKLSDLHVSNGEDQGASGTGLGSLLSPMIQVLDEMYKAQDDLIRDIRTHDNASKEWTDEELKKLYETHERLLDLVSLFCYVPRAKYLPLGPTSAKLIEIYRNKHNISASTGISGFSSLSDPAVATGISDLMYETNVAPTESDGLDDDLVNAWAVNLGDDGLLGKNAPAMNRVNEFLAGMGTDAPDVEDENIIARPSVGYDDLWAKTLLETTELEEDDGRSSGSSSPDSAGSVGTSISSHFGGMNYPSLFSSKPAYGGSQSSEKASNKYSMGGSSSLYEGYSSPIREEPPSYESHAFEKDDSFMNPLAGSASRSFGSQDEERVSSGTPRPGTALYDFTAGGDDELNLTAGEDVEIEDEVDGWFFVRKKRAGRDGKVAGLVPVLYVNQS